The Micromonospora krabiensis genome window below encodes:
- a CDS encoding spermidine synthase translates to MGRKRDGDRVVEQVDTGQAELVPDRDRAGSWTLLLDGAPQSHVDLTDPTYLEFEYVRRLAAAVDLIAPAGAPLRVLHLGGGALTLPRYVSATRPGSTQRVAEVDGALVELVRRALPWPADPRLRVRVADAREVLAATRDGSYDVVVADVFAGARTPAHLTSVEYASEVARVLAPGGWYLANLADGPPLRHARGQVATVRTVLPHATLIGDAAVLRGRRYGNLVLVAGRSEPPVPELTRRAAGDWFPGRVVAGADLDRFAGGATVVRDADATGSTPPPPGLFATGR, encoded by the coding sequence GTGGGACGCAAGCGCGACGGCGACCGGGTGGTCGAGCAGGTGGACACCGGCCAGGCCGAGCTGGTCCCGGACCGGGACCGCGCCGGCTCCTGGACGTTGCTCCTGGACGGCGCGCCGCAGTCCCACGTCGACCTGACCGACCCCACCTACCTGGAGTTCGAGTACGTGCGGCGGCTCGCCGCCGCGGTCGACCTGATCGCCCCCGCCGGCGCCCCGCTGCGCGTGCTGCACCTGGGCGGCGGCGCGCTGACCCTGCCCCGGTACGTCTCGGCGACCCGGCCCGGCTCCACCCAGCGCGTGGCCGAGGTCGACGGCGCGCTGGTGGAGCTGGTCCGTCGGGCGCTGCCCTGGCCGGCCGACCCCCGGCTGCGGGTACGCGTGGCCGACGCCCGCGAGGTGCTCGCCGCCACCCGCGACGGCAGCTACGACGTGGTGGTCGCCGACGTCTTCGCCGGCGCCCGCACCCCGGCCCACCTGACGTCCGTCGAGTACGCCTCCGAGGTGGCCCGGGTGCTCGCCCCGGGCGGCTGGTACCTCGCGAACCTCGCGGACGGCCCGCCGCTGCGCCACGCCCGCGGGCAGGTCGCGACGGTGCGGACCGTGCTGCCGCACGCCACGCTGATCGGTGACGCGGCGGTGCTGCGTGGTCGCCGCTACGGCAACCTGGTGCTGGTGGCCGGCCGCAGCGAGCCGCCGGTGCCGGAGCTGACCCGCCGGGCCGCCGGTGACTGGTTCCCCGGCCGGGTGGTGGCCGGCGCCGACCTGGACCGGTTCGCCGGTGGCGCGACCGTGGTCCGGGACGCGGACGCCACGGGCTCCACCCCGCCGCCACCGGGCCTCTTCGCCACCGGACGCTGA
- a CDS encoding sigma-70 family RNA polymerase sigma factor, translated as MHAVAAGWHGDVVRPDWMSARSQSRPTSRGVDGRPTPRQNGPVTPRSAPGRHQAVTSEASHSDQLVRQLYAEHAGPLLAFVMRLTGGDRQRAEDIVQETLLRAWRNAHRLGVQGQGSLRPWLVTVARRIAIDEHRSEQARPAETYDRDLTAFAESDSTDRVLRTMTVADALRTLSQSHREILVATYFRGRTVPEAAEELGLPLGTAKSRVYYALRALRTALQERGVTE; from the coding sequence ATGCACGCGGTGGCGGCCGGCTGGCACGGCGATGTGGTGCGGCCGGACTGGATGTCCGCCCGATCCCAGTCGCGGCCGACCTCCCGGGGGGTCGACGGCCGCCCGACGCCTCGCCAGAATGGGCCGGTGACGCCACGATCGGCGCCCGGACGCCACCAGGCGGTGACCAGTGAGGCGAGCCACTCCGACCAGCTCGTCCGGCAGCTCTACGCCGAACACGCCGGTCCGCTGCTGGCGTTCGTCATGCGGCTCACCGGTGGGGACCGGCAACGCGCGGAGGACATCGTCCAGGAGACGCTCCTGCGGGCCTGGCGCAACGCGCACCGGCTGGGGGTGCAGGGGCAGGGGTCGCTTCGGCCCTGGCTGGTGACCGTGGCCCGCCGGATCGCCATCGACGAGCACCGCAGCGAGCAGGCCCGACCGGCCGAGACGTACGACCGGGACCTGACCGCGTTCGCCGAGTCGGACAGCACGGACCGGGTGCTGCGGACGATGACCGTGGCGGACGCGCTGCGTACGCTCAGCCAGTCACACCGGGAGATCCTGGTGGCGACGTACTTCCGGGGGCGGACCGTGCCGGAGGCCGCCGAGGAGCTGGGGCTGCCCCTCGGCACCGCCAAGTCGCGGGTCTACTACGCGCTGCGCGCGCTGCGCACGGCTCTGCAGGAACGGGGGGTGACGGAATGA
- a CDS encoding anti-sigma factor family protein produces the protein MSRPDHMDVAAYALGVLDAQDTERFEEHLATCWACAAELETMVPVVGLLSDIDGETMSALEHTQTDPALLDRTLVAVRAHRRRSRVRQLLATAAAVVVLGGLTGIGFNTVIDDANPPSVVAEPTLPAPAPPTDSTGGGPTGPGVGGNEAEGDQYDATDPSTGVQTTMFLAQKEFGTRINFSLRKLPGPRTCRLVVIRKNATTEVISTWSVPDEGYGTNTQPQGLELSAATAAKVGDIKQIQVQSVDGNGVASPLVTVGL, from the coding sequence ATGAGCCGGCCGGACCACATGGACGTCGCGGCGTACGCGCTCGGCGTGTTGGACGCGCAGGACACCGAGCGGTTCGAGGAGCACCTCGCCACCTGCTGGGCGTGCGCCGCCGAGCTGGAGACCATGGTGCCGGTGGTCGGGCTGCTCAGCGACATCGACGGCGAGACGATGAGCGCGCTGGAGCACACGCAGACCGATCCGGCCCTGCTGGACCGTACGCTGGTCGCGGTGCGCGCCCACCGGCGACGCTCCCGGGTCCGCCAGCTGCTGGCCACCGCGGCGGCGGTCGTGGTGCTGGGCGGCCTCACGGGGATCGGGTTCAACACCGTCATCGACGACGCCAACCCGCCGAGCGTCGTCGCCGAGCCGACCCTCCCCGCGCCGGCCCCGCCGACGGACTCGACCGGCGGCGGGCCGACCGGCCCAGGTGTCGGCGGCAACGAGGCGGAGGGCGACCAGTACGACGCCACGGACCCGAGCACCGGCGTGCAGACCACGATGTTCCTGGCGCAGAAGGAGTTCGGCACCAGAATCAACTTCAGCCTGCGGAAGCTGCCCGGTCCGCGCACGTGTCGACTCGTGGTCATCCGCAAGAACGCCACCACCGAGGTGATCTCCACGTGGTCCGTTCCGGATGAGGGCTACGGCACGAACACCCAGCCGCAGGGCCTGGAGCTGAGTGCCGCGACCGCCGCGAAGGTGGGCGACATCAAGCAGATCCAGGTGCAGTCGGTGGACGGCAACGGGGTGGCGAGCCCGCTGGTCACGGTGGGGCTGTAG
- a CDS encoding stealth family protein encodes MGEPGPDSQEIPRAVAEPSRLVGVYRRVLSPQTRRAIAKKVSPQTRHQLKQWVARASVDGQLMGRRGERLARRQPELLAGGDRVVVTADRAPRVAHVRADITPTKAREGNLSAVTAALDEAGVAYFRVRGESDLLSVVAVDDADRAAVYAALAAVCGRTAGYVGVPPRGQAQPPRPPAPGFESPVWRRLAGAPVLRLTWYWTDPRQRLVLGQPYGCDVEFWTREGDDLVAPRRNPVAQQVAARGPTVLAEESVFSGLVPPTSPARVRTRPEFAGRRPEDVAFPIDIVYTWVDGADPAWLRRRAEVTGVPYHAEAASAARFLSRDELRYSLRSVHLFAPWVRTVHLVTDDQVPDWLDRSAPGLRVVSHREIFADPTVLPTYNSHAIESQLHHIDGLSEHFLYFNDDVFLGTDVLPRDFFLANGISRFFPSPALVPPGAPTAEDIPSSAAGKNNRTLIAERFGTVLGQKMKHMPHALRRSVLWEIEQTFPEQHRRTAASRFRSMTDISIASSLHHYYAFHTGRAVPGDLEYTIAELSHPDTPARLAHLLARRDRHVFCLNDAFSTEEDLARQLAILTPFLDTYFPVPSPWERT; translated from the coding sequence GTGGGCGAGCCGGGACCGGACAGCCAGGAGATTCCCCGGGCGGTGGCTGAGCCGTCCCGGCTGGTCGGCGTCTACCGGCGGGTGCTGAGCCCGCAGACGCGCCGCGCGATCGCGAAGAAGGTCAGCCCGCAGACCCGGCACCAACTGAAGCAGTGGGTGGCCCGGGCGTCCGTCGACGGCCAGTTGATGGGGCGGCGAGGGGAGCGGCTGGCGCGCCGCCAGCCGGAGCTGCTCGCGGGCGGCGACCGGGTGGTGGTCACCGCGGACCGGGCGCCCCGGGTCGCGCACGTGCGGGCGGACATCACCCCGACGAAGGCCCGGGAGGGCAACCTGTCGGCCGTGACGGCGGCGCTGGACGAGGCGGGGGTCGCCTACTTCCGGGTTCGGGGCGAGTCCGACCTCCTGAGCGTCGTCGCGGTCGACGACGCCGACCGCGCCGCCGTGTACGCGGCCCTGGCCGCGGTCTGCGGCCGGACCGCCGGGTACGTCGGCGTGCCGCCCCGCGGGCAGGCGCAGCCGCCCCGGCCGCCGGCACCCGGTTTCGAGTCGCCGGTCTGGCGCCGCCTCGCCGGAGCGCCGGTGCTGCGGCTGACCTGGTACTGGACGGACCCACGGCAGCGGCTGGTGCTGGGCCAGCCGTACGGATGCGACGTGGAGTTCTGGACCCGGGAGGGGGACGACCTCGTCGCGCCGCGGCGCAACCCGGTGGCGCAGCAGGTCGCCGCGCGGGGACCGACCGTACTGGCGGAGGAGTCGGTCTTCAGCGGCCTGGTCCCGCCCACCTCGCCGGCCCGCGTACGCACCCGGCCGGAGTTCGCGGGGCGGCGGCCGGAGGACGTCGCCTTCCCGATCGACATCGTCTACACCTGGGTGGACGGCGCGGACCCCGCCTGGTTGCGCCGCCGCGCCGAGGTGACCGGCGTCCCCTACCACGCGGAGGCCGCCAGCGCGGCTCGGTTCCTCAGCCGCGACGAGCTGCGCTACTCGCTGCGGTCCGTGCACCTGTTCGCGCCCTGGGTACGCACCGTCCACCTGGTGACCGACGACCAGGTGCCCGACTGGCTGGACCGGTCCGCCCCGGGGCTGCGGGTGGTCAGCCACCGGGAGATCTTCGCGGACCCGACGGTGCTGCCGACCTACAACTCGCACGCGATCGAGAGCCAGCTGCACCACATCGACGGTCTCTCCGAGCACTTCCTCTACTTCAACGACGACGTCTTCCTCGGTACCGACGTGCTGCCCCGGGACTTCTTCCTGGCCAACGGCATCTCCCGGTTCTTCCCGTCGCCGGCGCTGGTGCCGCCGGGCGCGCCCACCGCCGAGGACATCCCCTCGTCGGCGGCCGGGAAGAACAACCGGACTCTCATCGCCGAGCGCTTCGGCACGGTCCTCGGCCAGAAGATGAAGCACATGCCGCACGCGCTGCGGCGCAGCGTGCTGTGGGAGATCGAGCAGACCTTCCCGGAGCAGCACCGACGCACCGCCGCCAGCCGCTTCCGCAGCATGACGGACATCTCGATCGCCTCGTCGCTGCACCACTACTACGCGTTCCACACCGGACGCGCGGTGCCGGGCGACCTCGAGTACACCATCGCCGAGCTGTCCCACCCCGACACGCCCGCCCGGTTGGCGCATCTGCTGGCCCGCCGGGACCGGCACGTCTTCTGCCTCAACGACGCCTTCTCCACCGAGGAGGACCTGGCCCGGCAGCTCGCGATCCTCACGCCGTTCCTGGACACCTACTTCCCGGTGCCCAGCCCGTGGGAGCGCACCTGA
- a CDS encoding glycosyltransferase family 4 protein, which produces MKFSFLIHNFYGVGGTNRAVLNLATALVEGGHEVEVASVFRRLDRTMFEVDERISVVPLVDTRPRRPDRTDPRHREPSTLVPESEEFHSHYSRLTDERLVDYLRSTDADVVVGTRPGLNLAVARHAPEHTVRVAQEHMTQDLIDPALKAEISRHYPRIDLAYTVTGADAAAFRDGNPVPGTRIEVLPNSSPSPGVAPADGRGRIIVAAGRLDPIKRYDRLIAAFARVAVDHPDWTLRIYGDGEQRNALAALIRELGVYDRVRLMGRRDDMSTEWVKGAVAAVSSERESFGMTIVEAMRLGLPVVSTDCPVGPREIIDHGEDGLLVPSGDLGAYADALRTLMRDDALRARMGKMALANSARFDPAHLAAQFAGQCAEVLAVRRAAVARPRRPVRRAAGGAPSRSVLARSGELLREPHLVRSLADPVLRGIAGNDLARRASMGALVRLGRVRRARATSTRLQQAIRRRVAAPTDVPALDCRVLPDGGLRWSVDAAGCHGEAAVLLRNRDTRAVVRVALGPSDDGLRQVGTLDATALPEGRWNAFLTDGRGRRRARPQRLDTRVLAGGVDAGLTGERPGLAAHVPYRTADGFLGVRSWVRAAHAEVRRLALDGEWVTVTFTWHGPGVPTEAVLRRRGDRTDQLAVPVASVFGDALTVAVPLVSLTDLRLGRYEDWDVNVRHTGGPDEVRLGRFVDDVVDKKLVYTYPEIHLSEDIGLDLVEEDPAPALRVRPFYTIDSELSLVIIDRP; this is translated from the coding sequence GTGAAGTTCTCCTTCCTCATCCACAACTTCTACGGTGTGGGCGGCACCAACCGGGCCGTCCTGAACCTGGCCACCGCGCTCGTCGAGGGCGGCCACGAGGTCGAGGTGGCCTCGGTGTTCCGCCGGCTGGACCGCACGATGTTCGAGGTCGACGAGCGGATCAGCGTGGTGCCGCTGGTCGACACCCGGCCGCGCCGGCCGGACCGCACCGACCCGCGGCACCGGGAACCCTCGACCCTGGTGCCGGAGAGCGAGGAGTTCCACTCGCACTACAGCCGCCTGACCGACGAGCGGCTGGTGGACTACCTGCGGTCGACCGACGCGGACGTCGTCGTGGGCACCCGGCCGGGGCTCAACCTCGCGGTGGCCCGGCACGCCCCGGAGCACACCGTCCGGGTCGCCCAGGAGCACATGACGCAGGACCTCATCGACCCCGCGTTGAAGGCGGAGATCAGTCGCCACTATCCGCGGATCGACCTCGCGTACACCGTCACCGGCGCGGACGCGGCGGCCTTCCGCGACGGCAACCCGGTGCCCGGCACCCGGATCGAGGTCCTGCCCAACAGTTCGCCGTCGCCCGGAGTGGCGCCGGCCGACGGCCGCGGCAGGATCATCGTGGCGGCCGGCCGGCTCGATCCGATCAAACGGTACGACCGGCTGATCGCCGCCTTCGCCCGGGTGGCGGTGGACCATCCCGACTGGACGCTGCGCATCTACGGCGACGGGGAACAACGCAACGCGCTGGCCGCACTGATCCGCGAACTGGGCGTCTACGACCGGGTCCGCCTCATGGGCCGGCGTGACGACATGTCGACGGAGTGGGTGAAGGGCGCCGTCGCGGCGGTCTCCTCGGAGCGCGAGTCGTTCGGCATGACGATCGTCGAGGCGATGCGCCTCGGCCTGCCGGTGGTCAGCACCGACTGCCCCGTGGGTCCCCGGGAGATCATCGACCACGGGGAGGACGGCCTGCTCGTGCCCAGCGGTGACCTCGGCGCGTACGCGGACGCGCTGCGTACCCTCATGCGGGACGACGCCCTGCGTGCCCGGATGGGGAAGATGGCGTTGGCCAACTCGGCCCGCTTCGACCCCGCGCACCTGGCGGCGCAGTTCGCGGGGCAGTGCGCGGAGGTGCTCGCCGTTCGGCGTGCCGCCGTGGCGCGACCGAGGCGGCCGGTGCGGCGGGCAGCCGGCGGCGCGCCCAGCCGCTCCGTCCTCGCCCGATCCGGCGAGCTGCTCCGGGAGCCGCATCTGGTGCGGTCGCTCGCGGATCCCGTGCTGCGGGGCATCGCGGGCAACGACCTCGCCCGACGGGCGAGCATGGGCGCTCTCGTCCGGCTCGGCCGGGTGCGCCGGGCCCGCGCCACCAGCACCCGGCTCCAGCAGGCGATCCGGCGCCGGGTCGCGGCGCCGACGGACGTGCCGGCCCTGGACTGCCGGGTCCTGCCGGACGGGGGACTGCGGTGGTCCGTCGACGCGGCCGGCTGTCACGGCGAGGCGGCGGTCCTGCTGCGTAACCGCGACACCCGGGCGGTCGTACGGGTGGCTCTCGGCCCCTCCGACGACGGGCTGCGGCAGGTCGGCACGCTCGACGCGACCGCGCTTCCCGAGGGGCGGTGGAACGCCTTCCTCACCGACGGTCGGGGACGGCGACGGGCGCGCCCGCAGCGGCTCGACACCCGGGTGCTCGCGGGCGGCGTGGACGCCGGTCTCACCGGCGAACGACCGGGGTTGGCGGCGCACGTGCCGTACCGCACCGCCGACGGCTTCCTCGGCGTGCGCAGTTGGGTCCGCGCCGCGCACGCCGAGGTCCGCCGGCTCGCCCTCGACGGCGAGTGGGTCACGGTGACGTTCACCTGGCACGGTCCGGGCGTTCCGACCGAGGCGGTGCTCCGTCGCCGGGGAGACCGGACCGATCAACTCGCCGTCCCGGTCGCCTCGGTGTTCGGCGACGCCCTGACGGTCGCCGTGCCCCTGGTGTCGCTCACCGACCTCCGGCTCGGTCGCTACGAGGACTGGGACGTCAACGTGCGGCACACCGGTGGGCCCGACGAGGTGCGGCTGGGCCGCTTCGTCGACGACGTGGTCGACAAGAAGCTCGTCTACACCTATCCCGAGATCCACCTGTCCGAGGACATCGGGCTCGACCTGGTGGAGGAGGACCCCGCCCCGGCGCTGCGGGTGCGTCCCTTCTACACGATCGACAGCGAGCTGTCGCTCGTCATCATCGATCGGCCGTAG
- a CDS encoding stealth family protein: MSLTSPLPLADPTAAPARSDLREVLVDGGLRRAHVHADLTPLLARQLNHTAVTAALDAHGVDHFVVRGMDDRTPVVGVSEDDRVAALGALEKLGAAEGCYVSQVLPKPPIAGSLRDAADPAAWVDVHLARAVKMTWFRIDPTGKLVAGPAYGCDVEFWKPDRKAAVLRAPRRNRMVPSVSMAGVPVVAGDHRFTRLASPAKPGRRFRTRQEFDHSLPDDIDFPIDVVYTWVDGADPEWQRRRATQKGEAFHAEAASDSRYINRDELKYSLRSLHLNVPWVRNIYIVTDRQCPPWLDLSAGNIFLVNHEEIFADRAALPTFNSCAIESQLHRIDGLAEHFLYLNDDMFFGRPLAPQTFFLANGHTKFFLSQNRIPVGPITGLDSPVDAMIKNNRRLIERRFGRTLTQGSQHVPYPLRRSILAEIEREFPAEHEATMWSRFRSPSDLTITYSLHHYYAFLTGRALPGHVNYGYVQLAVPDLAARLRRAEARRDWDTFCINDAYSTYEQLQQQISILEPFLEAYFPVPSPYESAGRP; encoded by the coding sequence GTGAGCCTCACCTCCCCTCTGCCGTTGGCCGATCCCACGGCGGCCCCCGCGCGGTCCGACCTCCGGGAAGTGCTGGTCGACGGCGGTCTCCGCCGCGCCCACGTGCACGCCGACCTCACCCCGCTGCTCGCCCGGCAGCTGAACCACACCGCGGTGACCGCGGCCCTGGACGCGCACGGGGTGGACCACTTCGTCGTCCGCGGGATGGACGACCGGACACCGGTGGTCGGTGTCAGCGAGGATGATCGGGTCGCCGCCCTGGGCGCACTGGAGAAGCTGGGCGCGGCGGAGGGCTGCTACGTGAGCCAGGTGCTCCCCAAGCCGCCGATCGCCGGTTCGCTGCGGGACGCGGCCGACCCGGCGGCCTGGGTCGACGTGCACCTCGCCCGCGCGGTCAAGATGACGTGGTTCCGGATCGACCCGACCGGGAAGTTGGTCGCCGGGCCCGCGTACGGATGTGACGTCGAGTTCTGGAAGCCGGACCGCAAGGCCGCGGTGTTGCGCGCTCCCCGGCGCAACCGGATGGTGCCGTCGGTCTCCATGGCCGGCGTGCCGGTCGTCGCGGGCGATCACCGGTTCACCCGCCTGGCGTCGCCGGCGAAGCCCGGTCGGCGCTTCCGCACCCGGCAGGAGTTCGACCACTCGCTCCCGGACGACATCGACTTCCCCATCGACGTCGTCTACACCTGGGTCGACGGCGCGGACCCGGAGTGGCAGCGCCGCCGCGCGACGCAGAAGGGCGAGGCGTTCCATGCCGAGGCGGCGAGCGACTCCCGCTACATCAACCGGGACGAGCTGAAGTACTCCCTCCGGTCGCTGCACCTCAACGTGCCCTGGGTGCGCAACATCTACATCGTGACCGACCGGCAGTGCCCGCCCTGGCTGGACCTCAGCGCCGGGAACATCTTCCTGGTCAACCACGAGGAGATATTCGCCGACCGGGCCGCCCTGCCGACGTTCAACTCGTGCGCGATCGAGAGTCAGCTGCACCGCATCGACGGGCTCGCCGAGCACTTCCTCTACCTGAACGACGACATGTTCTTCGGGCGTCCGCTGGCCCCGCAGACCTTCTTCCTCGCCAACGGACACACCAAGTTCTTCCTGTCCCAGAACCGGATCCCGGTCGGCCCGATCACCGGCCTCGACAGCCCCGTCGACGCAATGATCAAGAACAACCGCCGGCTCATCGAGCGGCGGTTCGGCCGTACGCTCACCCAGGGCAGCCAGCACGTCCCGTACCCGCTGCGGCGCAGCATCCTGGCGGAGATCGAGCGGGAGTTCCCGGCGGAGCACGAGGCGACGATGTGGAGCAGGTTCCGCAGCCCGTCCGACCTCACGATCACCTACTCGCTGCACCACTACTACGCCTTCCTCACCGGGCGGGCGCTGCCCGGCCACGTCAACTACGGCTACGTGCAGCTCGCCGTGCCGGACCTGGCGGCGCGGCTCCGCCGGGCCGAGGCCCGCCGGGACTGGGACACCTTCTGCATCAACGACGCCTACTCCACCTACGAGCAGCTCCAACAGCAGATCAGCATCCTGGAGCCGTTCCTGGAGGCGTACTTCCCGGTGCCGAGCCCGTACGAGTCGGCGGGACGTCCGTGA